The genomic window TGGTCGTGGCGAACTGTTCGGAGTTCTTCTGGCACTGCCTTGAGCACTCGATGCCAGTATCGATGTACAGGCAACGGGAGAAACCATCAAACATCATCTTGAGGAAATAATCGGGCGAGTAATCTTCGGCACTATCTAAATGAAAGAGGCTCACGATCCCCGGCATGCCATAGATCGCCCACCCTGCAGGGTAGAACCAGGTGATGCCACCGTTATTCTTTTCCGCATGGTACCGTTCGGTCGTGAGCATGGCGGCAATGCAGTCCTCATACTCCAGCATGACCACAGGGACCTTCACCTGCTGGGGCAGACCCTGTAACGCCTGGCAGTAACCGTAGCCGAGGAAGACGACATCCAGGTCGAGGGGAAGTGCCTCTAGTTTTTCCAGGATGGCCTTCTTAAGGTCGTCAGGTTGCAGGTGCAGCCCGAACTCCAGGTATTCCCGATATACGACGTCCGGATCGTCTCCGATGATGATTTCCAGCTCGTTCCTTATGGCATCACAGCCGAGAACACCTATCCTCATCGCCCACCCTCCCGAACAC from Methanomassiliicoccus sp. includes these protein-coding regions:
- a CDS encoding DUF1638 domain-containing protein, encoding MRIGVLGCDAIRNELEIIIGDDPDVVYREYLEFGLHLQPDDLKKAILEKLEALPLDLDVVFLGYGYCQALQGLPQQVKVPVVMLEYEDCIAAMLTTERYHAEKNNGGITWFYPAGWAIYGMPGIVSLFHLDSAEDYSPDYFLKMMFDGFSRCLYIDTGIECSRQCQKNSEQFATTIGLRHECAEGSLDLIRDAWLKVKARGRAIEGERSREARKSTQQ